The DNA region ATCGTTGCAGGAACAGCAGCAGCATTCGGATTCACAATTTCATGGGCTTTTTCTAAAATCAATAAGAGCTACTTCAAAAACTTTTAATGAAATTTTAAGTACAGTTGAAATTTTGCAGTATAGATTTTTCTATAACTTTGCCTAAAATTTTCAACTCGTTCTTATGAAAAAGACACTCCTTTTTATTTGCACTGTATTCTCTACAGGATTCGCCTTTTCGCAGATTCCTCCAGGATATTATAATGGTACAGAGACTTTAACAGGATACGCGCTTAAAACAAAACTCAACCAGATTATCTCAAACGGCGCCCTTGATTTGGGGTATTCAGGATTATGGACTACTTATTACACATCGGATCGGGATAAATATTATGAAAACAATCAGACATTGCTCGACATGTACTCTGAAAAGCCAAACGGACCCGATGCCTATGAATATATTGTGGGCACTAATCAGTGCGGAAGCTCCAATCAAAATGTAGAGGGTTATTGTTATAACAGAGAGCACTCCCTACCCAAAAGCTACTTTGGCGGCCAAGTTGCTCCCATGGCAAATGACGCACACTTTGTAATTCCTTCTGATTATTTTGTAAACAGCAATCGGGGAAATTACCCCTACGGAGAAATCGCTTCAGCAAGTTGGACTTCCACCAACGGAACGAAAATAGGACCAAGCACATTCCCCGGATATGCAGGTACGGTTTTCGAACCCATCAATGAATTTAAAGGAGATATTGCCAGAATGCAACTTTATTTCATTACAAGATATGAGGATAAATTGGCGTCATTTGCTCAGTACCAAACTTCATCAAGCCCACTTGACGGAACAACTGACCGTGGATTTAAGCAATGGTACATCAACCTGCTTTTGAAATGGGCTGCACAAGATCCTGTTTCCCAACGAGAAATTGACAGAAACAATGCAGTTTACGCAAGACAGAAAAACAGAAATCCATTCATCGACCATCCGGAATGGATAAGTATGATCTGGACTTCAACTCTTTCAACACAAGACATTTCACGTTTCGACAGAACACTTACTGTTTTCCCAAACCCAGTGCGAAACGGGCAGCTTCATCTTTCCGGCTACGAACTTGACAAGGTGAATGCGATTCAGATTTATACTATTGACGGAAAATTAGTTCAAACCGTCAATCAGAATATGAAAAATTCAAATACCGTTGGTTTAAAAAGTTTAGAAAAAGGAATCTACTTTCTGAAAACCAACACAAACCAATCGGTAAAGTTCATCGTAGAGTAAATTTTGGTTAAAGGAATCCCGGCAATTTTCCGGGATTTTTTATGCAAAAATTTTTCAGGATTAGAAAATGTTATGTATTTTTGTTAGATTATTCTAACATTAATTAAATTGACGTCGAACATTTTCAGAAAACCTTGGAGAAAGAGCCGGACTTCGAACTCGCTTCCGGAAGTTTTTTCCAGTATCCATGTGCCGAAAGATGCGGGATTCTGTCGGAAACTCTTCGCTTTCGTCGGTCCAGGTTTGATGATTGCCGTCGGTTATATGGATCCCGGAAACTGGGCGACAGATATTGCAGGTGGGGCACAATTTGGTTATACCCTGCTTTCCGTAATTCTGATTTCAAATATTTTCGCGATGATTCTTCAGCATCTTTCGTTGAAATTGGGAATCGTCGCCGAAAGGGATTTGGCGCAAGCTTGCCGCGACCATTTTCATCCGACCACCAATTTTATTCTTTGGATTTTCTGCGAAATTGCCATCGCCGCTTGTGATTTGGCAGAAGTGATCGGTTCCGCAATTGCGCTGAACCTTCTGTTCGGGATTCCTTTAACTTGGGGAGTTGTGATTACCGTAATCGATGTGTTCCTCATATTATTTCTTCAGGCAAAAGGATTCCGCATTATAGAGAGTATCGTCGCAGGATTGATATTGATCATTCTCATCTGTTTCGGTTACGAAATAATCCTCAGTAAACCCGATCTTTTCCCGATCCTCCACGGACTTGTCCCACAAAAAGAAGTGGTGACCAATCCCTCAATGCTCTATATCGCCATCGGAATTTTGGGAGCGACCGTGATGCCGCACAATCTTTATCTACACAGCAGTATCGTACAAACCAGAAATTACGAACGAACCGATTCGGGTAAAAAAGAGGCGATCAAATTTGCAACCATCGACAGCACACTTTCCCTTTTCCTCGCGTTCTTCATCAATGCTGCCATTCTGATTATTGCAGCAGCGACTTTCCACACCACAGGAAACCGCGATGTTGCCGATATTCACGATGCCCACAAAATGCTTACCCCAATTCTGGGAACCACTTTCGCAAGTATTTTCTTCGCCATCGCACTACTCGCTTCCGGACAAAACTCGACACTTACGGGAACTTTAGCCGGACAAATCGTGATGGAAGGATTTCTCAATATTCGCTTAAAACCTTGGTTAAGACGGCTCATCACGAGATTAATCGCAGTAATTCCCGCGCTGATCGTCACCATTCTTTACGGTGAAAAAGGCACCACGGAACTTTTGGTTTTGAGCCAGGTGATTCTTTCGATGCAGCTGAGTTTTGCGGTAGTTCCTTTGGTAATGTTCACCAATTCCAAACCCAAAATGGGAAGATTTGCCAACAAACTTTGGTTAAAGGTTTTGGCTGGAATCATCACGGTAATCATTATCATTCTTAATGGAATTCTATTAATCCAGGAACTCTTTTGATTCACTCTTAGTTCTTTTTTCCTACGTAAAGTCACAAGGAAATGTAAAATTCTTTGATTGCATTTGTCAATAACGCAAAGCCATTTCATTTAGCTAAGAATAAGTTACTACTATTGATCTGTTATTCGATTTTTTTAACCGCAAAGACTCTCAATGATTAACTAATTATTTAGATAGCAAAGATGACGAATAAATTCGTTTTAAAGCTTTCGTTTAATCAAATTCGCTTGCGAATGATTTCTATGCACTCTAAATATTTTACCTTTTGTCTAAAAACTTTGCGTTTCAGAATAACATTATCGCATTAGTAATTTAATGGTTAAAACAAGGAACTTTAAATATACTGCCGAATTGTCCTAAAAAATCCTTTGGCAAAATCTTTGCGAAATGCAGCTTATAAAATGTATGATTATGTCAGAAAACAAGGATTTACACGAAGAAAACCTGAACCAGGAGCAGGAATTCAACCAAGATAATCAGGAAGAAGTTACCGAAAATGTGACAGCGGAACCTACTGCAGAAGAACTTTTGGCAGAAGAAAAAGACCGCTACATCCGTCTATTTGCCGAGTTCGAAAACTACAAGAAAAGAACTGCGAAGGAGAAAATGGAGTTCT from Chryseobacterium suipulveris includes:
- a CDS encoding Nramp family divalent metal transporter, whose protein sequence is MTSNIFRKPWRKSRTSNSLPEVFSSIHVPKDAGFCRKLFAFVGPGLMIAVGYMDPGNWATDIAGGAQFGYTLLSVILISNIFAMILQHLSLKLGIVAERDLAQACRDHFHPTTNFILWIFCEIAIAACDLAEVIGSAIALNLLFGIPLTWGVVITVIDVFLILFLQAKGFRIIESIVAGLILIILICFGYEIILSKPDLFPILHGLVPQKEVVTNPSMLYIAIGILGATVMPHNLYLHSSIVQTRNYERTDSGKKEAIKFATIDSTLSLFLAFFINAAILIIAAATFHTTGNRDVADIHDAHKMLTPILGTTFASIFFAIALLASGQNSTLTGTLAGQIVMEGFLNIRLKPWLRRLITRLIAVIPALIVTILYGEKGTTELLVLSQVILSMQLSFAVVPLVMFTNSKPKMGRFANKLWLKVLAGIITVIIIILNGILLIQELF
- a CDS encoding endonuclease codes for the protein MKKTLLFICTVFSTGFAFSQIPPGYYNGTETLTGYALKTKLNQIISNGALDLGYSGLWTTYYTSDRDKYYENNQTLLDMYSEKPNGPDAYEYIVGTNQCGSSNQNVEGYCYNREHSLPKSYFGGQVAPMANDAHFVIPSDYFVNSNRGNYPYGEIASASWTSTNGTKIGPSTFPGYAGTVFEPINEFKGDIARMQLYFITRYEDKLASFAQYQTSSSPLDGTTDRGFKQWYINLLLKWAAQDPVSQREIDRNNAVYARQKNRNPFIDHPEWISMIWTSTLSTQDISRFDRTLTVFPNPVRNGQLHLSGYELDKVNAIQIYTIDGKLVQTVNQNMKNSNTVGLKSLEKGIYFLKTNTNQSVKFIVE